The Amycolatopsis sp. DG1A-15b genome window below encodes:
- a CDS encoding LLM class flavin-dependent oxidoreductase, whose protein sequence is MPVEFVGMIGTRDASETRPARGPVVDPAYVRRFARAHEDGGFDRVLIGYGAGWPEGQQVAAYAAAHTERLGLLVAHRPGFVAPTLAARAFATLDHFSGGRVAVHTITGGSDVEQARDGDYLAKDERYERTDEYLDILKRAWTSGTAFSHHGKHYRLDDYTPQVRPLQNPRIPLYFGGSSPAAYRVGGKHADVFALWGEPLKETAEQIASVRAAAKAAGRLTPPRISVSFRPILGPTDELAWERAERILDKITASGAAKAAREWRDGGSPTNAGSVRLLAAAAKADRHDRALWTPLATATGAAGNSTALVGTPETVAQALLDYVDIGVTTLLIRGYDPLDDAIDYGRHLLPLVRSELARRERQPAAAAAV, encoded by the coding sequence ATGCCCGTCGAGTTCGTCGGCATGATCGGCACCCGGGACGCGAGCGAGACCCGGCCGGCCAGAGGACCGGTCGTCGACCCCGCCTACGTCCGCCGGTTCGCCCGGGCGCACGAGGACGGTGGCTTCGACCGCGTGCTCATCGGCTACGGCGCGGGCTGGCCGGAGGGCCAGCAGGTGGCGGCCTACGCGGCCGCGCACACCGAGCGCCTCGGGCTGCTCGTCGCCCACCGCCCCGGGTTCGTCGCGCCGACGCTGGCCGCGCGCGCGTTCGCCACCCTCGACCACTTCAGCGGCGGCCGCGTCGCGGTGCACACCATCACCGGCGGCAGCGACGTCGAGCAGGCCCGCGACGGCGACTACCTGGCCAAGGACGAGCGCTACGAGCGCACGGACGAGTACCTGGACATCCTCAAGCGTGCCTGGACTTCCGGCACCGCGTTCTCCCACCACGGCAAGCACTACCGGCTCGACGACTACACCCCGCAGGTGCGCCCGCTGCAGAACCCGCGGATCCCGCTGTACTTCGGCGGTTCTTCGCCGGCGGCCTACCGCGTCGGTGGCAAGCACGCCGACGTCTTCGCGCTCTGGGGCGAACCGCTGAAGGAAACGGCGGAGCAGATCGCGTCCGTCCGGGCGGCGGCGAAGGCGGCCGGGCGGCTCACCCCGCCCCGCATCAGCGTCTCGTTCCGGCCCATCCTCGGCCCGACCGACGAACTGGCCTGGGAACGGGCCGAGCGGATACTGGACAAGATCACCGCGTCGGGCGCGGCGAAGGCGGCCCGCGAATGGCGTGACGGTGGCTCGCCCACCAACGCCGGCAGCGTCCGGCTGCTGGCCGCGGCGGCGAAGGCCGACCGGCACGACCGTGCACTGTGGACTCCCCTGGCCACGGCGACCGGCGCCGCGGGCAACTCCACCGCCCTGGTCGGCACGCCGGAGACGGTGGCTCAGGCCTTGCTGGACTACGTCGACATCGGCGTCACCACGCTGCTCATCCGCGGCTACGACCCGCTCGACGACGCGATCGACTACGGCAGGCACCTGCTCCCGCTGGTCCGGTCCGAGCTGGCCCGCCGCGAACGGCAGCCCGCCGCGGCAGCCGCCGTATGA
- a CDS encoding alpha/beta hydrolase yields MTRAPAATARWAPAEGVPVRGTVVLLPGRGEHPGLYSRLGTRLAFDGYRVVAVPTGEDVAGELRAGPLPVVLLGSDTGAINALTLAAQLPVHAVVAAGLPLSADATPDRSWDAELDARTACPVHRDLLEGDARLRRGALLAEPAGLPAVLPRTPALVLHGSADRVADPKAARAFAEMLPAGRFALVEGGRHDVLNDVAHRSVAAEIVQFLEWLRAGTRGPVLVRG; encoded by the coding sequence ATGACCCGCGCGCCCGCCGCGACGGCCCGCTGGGCCCCGGCCGAAGGCGTGCCCGTGCGCGGCACGGTCGTGCTGCTGCCGGGCCGGGGCGAGCACCCCGGGCTCTACTCCCGGCTCGGCACCCGGCTGGCCTTCGACGGCTACCGGGTCGTCGCCGTGCCCACGGGGGAGGACGTCGCGGGCGAGCTCCGCGCGGGCCCGCTCCCCGTGGTCCTGCTCGGCAGCGACACCGGCGCCATCAACGCGCTCACCCTCGCCGCTCAGCTGCCGGTGCACGCGGTCGTGGCGGCCGGGCTGCCGCTGTCGGCCGACGCCACGCCGGACCGCTCATGGGACGCCGAACTCGACGCGCGGACGGCGTGCCCGGTCCACCGCGACCTGCTCGAAGGCGACGCCCGGCTGCGCCGGGGCGCCCTGCTCGCCGAGCCCGCCGGCCTCCCGGCGGTGCTCCCGCGCACCCCGGCGCTCGTCCTGCACGGGAGTGCGGACCGGGTCGCGGACCCGAAGGCCGCGCGCGCCTTCGCCGAGATGCTCCCCGCGGGCCGGTTCGCGCTGGTCGAGGGCGGCCGGCACGACGTGCTGAACGATGTCGCCCACCGCAGCGTGGCGGCCGAGATCGTCCAGTTCCTGGAGTGGCTGCGCGCCGGGACGCGCGGGCCGGTCCTGGTCCGGGGATGA
- a CDS encoding DsbA family protein, with product MPLEVVEYTDPACPWAWGSEPKFRLLRAELPEARWRRVFGILFDDGEDPAPDPAAEAAWYAKFIDGVSEHTGAPKPPHLAWVAKSSWPASLAAKAAETQGEAIAELVLTRLRETTFVHGTPADDTERVLAAVEGVPGLDVPALRAAMASAEIRQAVRDDWRETRNPCPEVLDITAPGPHSGRAKHLEHHVRYALPTLTFSGPGGRFVVPGWRPLREYFAAARAATG from the coding sequence GTGCCGCTCGAAGTCGTCGAGTACACCGACCCCGCCTGCCCGTGGGCGTGGGGGTCGGAGCCGAAGTTCCGCCTGCTGCGGGCGGAGCTGCCGGAGGCCCGGTGGCGCCGGGTGTTCGGCATCCTCTTCGACGACGGCGAGGACCCGGCGCCCGACCCGGCCGCCGAGGCCGCCTGGTACGCGAAGTTCATCGACGGCGTCAGCGAGCACACCGGCGCCCCGAAGCCGCCCCACCTGGCCTGGGTGGCGAAGTCGAGCTGGCCGGCTTCCCTGGCCGCGAAAGCCGCCGAGACACAGGGGGAAGCCATCGCCGAACTCGTGCTGACCCGGCTGCGCGAGACGACGTTCGTGCACGGCACCCCGGCCGACGACACCGAGCGCGTGCTCGCCGCCGTCGAGGGCGTGCCGGGCCTCGACGTCCCCGCTTTGCGCGCGGCCATGGCGAGCGCCGAAATCCGCCAGGCCGTCCGCGACGACTGGCGTGAGACGCGCAACCCGTGCCCGGAAGTCCTCGACATCACCGCGCCCGGACCGCACAGCGGCCGCGCGAAGCACCTCGAACACCACGTCCGCTACGCCCTGCCGACGTTGACCTTCAGCGGTCCCGGCGGCCGGTTCGTCGTGCCCGGCTGGCGCCCGCTGCGCGAGTACTTCGCCGCCGCGCGCGCCGCGACCGGGTGA
- a CDS encoding alpha/beta fold hydrolase has translation MREQRVTANGIDINVAVTGQGPALLLLHGFPHTWRLWTAVIPQLARQHRVIAPDLRGLGATTRTADGYDAATLAADAEALLDALDEPAATIVGIDAGAPPAFLLAMRRPDRVRRLVLMESLLGRLPGAEDFLAGGPPWWFGFHAVPGLAETVLAGHEADYIGWFLDAGTRGRGVPPAIRSHFIAAYTGREALRSAFGHYRAMPESAAQIADATAAGRLTVPTAAIGAHPVGDALTRQLHPVTDDLTAHLIEDCGHIIPLDRPDALVPLLTSAASAVPSR, from the coding sequence GTGCGCGAGCAGCGGGTCACGGCGAACGGCATCGACATCAACGTGGCCGTCACCGGCCAGGGGCCCGCGCTCCTGCTGTTGCACGGCTTCCCGCACACCTGGCGGCTGTGGACCGCCGTCATCCCGCAGCTGGCCCGGCAGCACCGCGTCATCGCCCCGGACCTGCGTGGTCTCGGCGCGACCACCCGCACCGCCGACGGCTATGACGCCGCAACCCTCGCAGCCGACGCCGAAGCGCTCCTCGACGCCCTGGACGAACCGGCGGCGACGATCGTCGGCATCGACGCGGGCGCTCCGCCCGCCTTCCTGCTCGCCATGCGGCGTCCGGACCGGGTGCGCCGGCTCGTCCTCATGGAATCGCTGCTCGGACGCCTGCCGGGAGCCGAAGACTTCCTCGCCGGCGGGCCGCCGTGGTGGTTCGGGTTCCACGCCGTCCCCGGCCTCGCCGAGACGGTCCTCGCCGGTCACGAGGCCGACTACATCGGCTGGTTCCTCGACGCCGGCACCCGCGGCCGCGGCGTGCCACCCGCGATCCGGAGTCATTTCATCGCGGCGTACACCGGGCGCGAAGCCCTGCGGAGCGCCTTCGGCCACTACCGGGCCATGCCCGAAAGCGCGGCACAGATCGCGGACGCCACCGCGGCCGGCCGGCTCACCGTGCCCACCGCGGCGATCGGCGCCCACCCGGTGGGCGACGCCCTCACCCGCCAGCTGCACCCGGTGACCGACGACCTCACGGCCCACCTCATCGAGGACTGCGGGCACATCATCCCGCTGGACCGCCCCGATGCCCTCGTGCCCCTGCTGACGAGCGCCGCGTCAGCCGTGCCCTCGAGGTGA
- a CDS encoding ABC transporter substrate-binding protein produces the protein MPSKPRLALLVAALLGLTTLAACGSSTSDASGEVVLRVGDQTGATQSRLKAAGLLGNLPYKIEWSQFAAAVNLHEALRADAIDIGGANDSPTVTAIAGGSKIKVAAAWSNGGKGTYLLVPKDSPARTVADLKGKRISPTTRGSVAHYLVIGALKQAGLSDKDVTLNFLAPSEANGAFSTGNIDAWATWSVYAARARGELGARVLSDGAGINSGLNVLSATDKALGDPRKRTAIQDFASRVDKSYAWSKDNPDAFDKWYAGFAHQPIAIATQVRPDETNYQRIPVDTALAAQLQKTYDTWVQQGLFPGGKKLTEYLDSGLDPR, from the coding sequence ATGCCCTCGAAACCCCGGCTCGCCCTGCTCGTGGCCGCCCTGCTCGGCCTCACCACGCTCGCCGCGTGCGGTTCGTCCACATCGGACGCTTCCGGCGAGGTCGTGCTGCGCGTGGGCGACCAGACCGGTGCCACGCAGTCCCGGCTCAAGGCCGCCGGGCTGCTCGGAAACCTGCCCTACAAGATCGAGTGGTCGCAGTTCGCCGCCGCGGTGAACCTGCACGAGGCCCTGCGTGCCGACGCGATCGACATCGGCGGCGCCAACGATTCCCCCACGGTGACCGCGATCGCCGGCGGCTCCAAGATCAAGGTCGCCGCGGCCTGGAGCAACGGCGGCAAGGGCACCTACCTCCTGGTGCCGAAGGACAGTCCCGCCCGCACCGTCGCCGACCTCAAGGGCAAGCGGATCTCCCCCACGACCCGCGGCAGCGTCGCCCACTACCTGGTGATCGGCGCGCTCAAGCAGGCCGGGCTGTCGGACAAGGACGTCACGCTGAACTTCCTCGCCCCCTCGGAGGCGAACGGCGCGTTCTCGACCGGCAACATCGACGCCTGGGCCACCTGGAGCGTCTACGCCGCCCGCGCCCGCGGCGAACTCGGCGCGCGGGTGCTCTCCGACGGCGCGGGCATCAACTCCGGGCTGAACGTGCTGTCGGCCACCGACAAGGCACTGGGCGACCCCCGCAAACGCACCGCGATCCAGGACTTCGCGAGCCGCGTGGACAAGAGCTACGCCTGGTCGAAGGACAATCCCGACGCGTTCGACAAGTGGTACGCCGGGTTCGCGCACCAGCCGATCGCCATCGCCACCCAGGTCCGGCCGGACGAGACGAACTACCAGCGCATCCCGGTCGACACCGCGCTCGCCGCCCAGCTGCAGAAGACCTACGACACCTGGGTGCAGCAGGGTCTGTTCCCCGGCGGCAAGAAGCTGACCGAGTACCTCGACTCCGGGCTCGATCCCCGGTGA
- a CDS encoding LysR family transcriptional regulator yields the protein MELRALRYFVTVADELHFGRAADRLHIAQPAVSRQIARLERELGVRLFDRSPRQVRLTVAGLRVLDAARAALAAADRVRVAASPQAGVMRIGTGTGQFAARLERGIDALREQAPAFDVVLVDLPLPARLNALRQGELDLALARGVRAAPGLRVLPAWTEALFAVVSVRHAVAGHAAVGVAELAGGPFRTAQDHDPSVVTALREAGAPVRPGHRAGTAGDTIIEVGSDPRSWTVLPADQVAELRSTRVRAIPLEPRTTITGSVVIPDDLPSPCTSAHRAAFGD from the coding sequence GTGGAACTACGGGCGTTGCGGTACTTCGTCACGGTCGCCGACGAGCTGCACTTCGGCCGGGCCGCCGACCGGCTGCACATCGCCCAGCCCGCGGTCAGCAGGCAGATCGCGCGGCTGGAGCGCGAACTGGGGGTCCGGCTGTTCGACCGCTCACCGCGGCAGGTCCGGCTCACCGTGGCCGGGCTCCGGGTGCTCGACGCGGCGCGTGCGGCCCTCGCGGCCGCCGACCGGGTCCGGGTCGCGGCCAGCCCGCAGGCGGGCGTGATGCGCATCGGCACCGGCACCGGCCAGTTCGCCGCGCGCCTGGAACGCGGGATCGACGCGTTGCGCGAGCAGGCCCCGGCGTTCGACGTCGTGCTCGTCGACCTGCCGTTGCCCGCGCGCCTGAACGCCCTGCGGCAGGGGGAGCTCGACCTGGCGCTGGCGCGGGGCGTGCGGGCGGCGCCGGGGCTGCGGGTGCTGCCGGCGTGGACGGAGGCCCTGTTCGCGGTCGTCTCCGTGCGGCACGCCGTCGCCGGTCACGCGGCCGTCGGCGTGGCCGAACTGGCCGGCGGTCCGTTCCGGACGGCTCAGGACCACGACCCGTCCGTGGTCACCGCGCTGCGGGAGGCCGGAGCCCCGGTGCGCCCGGGGCACCGCGCGGGCACGGCCGGGGACACGATCATCGAGGTCGGCTCCGATCCGCGCAGCTGGACGGTGCTGCCGGCCGATCAGGTGGCCGAGCTCCGCTCCACCCGGGTGCGGGCCATCCCGCTCGAACCCCGGACGACGATCACCGGCAGCGTCGTCATCCCGGACGACCTGCCGTCCCCGTGCACCTCGGCCCACCGGGCGGCCTTCGGTGACTGA
- a CDS encoding TIGR03620 family F420-dependent LLM class oxidoreductase, which produces MTIELGLLGAHLREHEVNPAAAAEVERAGYGTLWLDASPPADLALAEKLLDATTRLTVGTSVVNAWTADAGTVAASYHRIEARHPGRFLLGVGIGHREVHAGYAAPYDTLLSYLDQLGRAGVPGGRVVVAALGPRMLRLARDRTAGTVPGMVTPEHTRRARSILGAGKLLLPGHFALVEPDTGRARAIARSAPPGTALAVTNYANNLRRLGYTDDDLADAGSDRLIDALVAHGDPATVATGLLAHRDAGADHVGVHPLGDDPIATLLAVAEAVHAVKAR; this is translated from the coding sequence ATGACCATCGAACTCGGCCTGCTCGGCGCCCATCTGCGCGAGCACGAAGTGAACCCGGCAGCCGCGGCGGAAGTCGAGCGGGCCGGTTACGGCACCCTCTGGCTGGACGCCTCACCGCCGGCCGACCTGGCCCTCGCGGAGAAGCTGCTCGACGCGACCACCCGGCTGACCGTCGGCACCAGCGTGGTGAACGCCTGGACCGCCGACGCGGGCACCGTCGCCGCCTCCTACCACCGGATCGAAGCCCGGCACCCCGGCCGGTTCCTGCTCGGCGTCGGCATCGGGCACCGCGAAGTGCACGCCGGATACGCCGCGCCGTACGACACCCTGCTGTCCTATTTGGACCAGCTCGGTCGGGCGGGCGTCCCCGGCGGCCGGGTGGTGGTGGCCGCACTCGGGCCGAGAATGCTGCGCCTGGCCCGCGACCGCACCGCCGGCACCGTTCCCGGCATGGTCACCCCCGAGCACACCCGGCGGGCGCGCTCGATCCTCGGCGCGGGCAAACTCCTGCTGCCCGGGCACTTCGCCCTCGTCGAGCCGGACACCGGGCGAGCCCGCGCGATCGCCCGGTCCGCACCACCCGGAACGGCGCTGGCCGTCACCAACTACGCGAACAACCTCCGGCGGCTCGGCTACACCGACGACGACCTCGCCGATGCGGGCAGCGACCGCCTCATCGACGCGCTCGTCGCCCACGGCGACCCGGCCACGGTCGCGACCGGGCTGCTGGCCCACCGGGACGCCGGCGCCGACCACGTCGGCGTCCACCCCCTCGGCGACGACCCGATCGCCACCCTCCTCGCGGTCGCCGAAGCGGTGCACGCCGTCAAGGCGCGGTGA
- a CDS encoding acyl-CoA dehydrogenase family protein encodes MTTTVATVPPPDLAALPSIVAGLAARAGEHDREGTFPHEGVELVHAAGLLTTTVHPRYGGPGAGVLDTARLLAELGRGDPSVALVTAMTLFVHAAQGSDPAWPDGVYREVLAEAGERPVLINALRVEPELGSPTRGGLPATIARRTADGWRLSGRKIYSTGSVGLRWMVVWARTDEPDPRVGGFLVRADAPGIGIEPTWDHLGLRASASHDVVFTDVPVPDGATAGLSTPDTQRPPVPAFALALPALYLGVARNALDWLTGFLRERVPSGLGKPLATLPRFQTGVGEIAARITGAEEVLFGLARRVDEGEPGAAAHAGVAKVLATRLLVEAVEQAVALAGNPGLTRANPLQRHYRDVLCSRVHTPQDDAVLTGLGRSILG; translated from the coding sequence GTGACCACGACCGTCGCCACCGTGCCGCCACCCGACCTCGCCGCGTTGCCGTCGATCGTCGCCGGGCTGGCCGCGCGAGCCGGCGAGCACGACCGCGAAGGGACGTTCCCGCACGAGGGTGTCGAACTGGTGCACGCCGCGGGTTTGCTGACCACGACCGTGCACCCGCGCTACGGCGGTCCGGGCGCCGGGGTGCTCGACACCGCCCGGCTGCTGGCGGAGCTGGGCCGCGGTGACCCGTCGGTGGCCCTGGTGACGGCCATGACGCTGTTCGTCCACGCGGCACAAGGTTCGGACCCGGCTTGGCCGGACGGGGTGTACCGGGAGGTGCTCGCGGAGGCGGGCGAGCGGCCGGTGCTGATCAACGCGCTGCGCGTGGAGCCGGAACTGGGCTCGCCGACCCGCGGCGGTCTGCCCGCGACGATCGCGCGCCGGACCGCGGACGGGTGGCGCCTGTCCGGCCGCAAGATCTACTCGACCGGCTCGGTGGGCCTGCGCTGGATGGTCGTCTGGGCCCGCACCGACGAACCCGACCCGCGCGTCGGCGGGTTCCTGGTGCGGGCCGACGCACCCGGGATCGGGATCGAACCGACCTGGGACCACCTCGGCCTGCGGGCCAGCGCCAGTCACGACGTCGTGTTCACCGACGTCCCGGTGCCCGACGGCGCCACCGCCGGACTGTCCACACCGGACACACAGCGCCCGCCGGTGCCGGCGTTCGCCTTGGCGCTGCCCGCGCTCTACCTGGGTGTGGCGCGCAACGCGCTGGACTGGCTCACGGGATTCCTCCGGGAGCGCGTCCCCAGCGGGCTCGGCAAGCCGCTGGCCACCCTGCCGAGGTTCCAGACCGGGGTAGGGGAGATCGCCGCGCGGATCACCGGTGCCGAGGAAGTCCTCTTCGGACTCGCCCGCCGGGTGGACGAGGGCGAGCCCGGCGCCGCGGCGCACGCGGGCGTCGCGAAGGTGCTCGCGACGCGGTTGCTCGTCGAGGCGGTCGAGCAGGCCGTCGCGCTCGCCGGGAACCCGGGGCTGACGCGGGCCAACCCGTTGCAGCGGCACTACCGCGACGTGCTGTGCAGCCGCGTCCACACCCCGCAGGACGACGCCGTGCTGACCGGGCTGGGCCGCTCGATCCTCGGCTGA
- a CDS encoding Rrf2 family transcriptional regulator, producing the protein MRISARADYAIRVLLELAADTTRPITCEAVASTQDIPARFIKAVIRDLRQAGLVRSQRGCEGGYWLAKAAGEVTVRDAVVAVDGEFLSVRGEPRPALAYHGTAAGLTPFWSDVEAGLDAILRATTIADLLTGAAPARVAT; encoded by the coding sequence ATGCGCATCTCGGCCAGGGCGGATTACGCGATCAGGGTGCTGCTGGAGCTCGCCGCGGACACCACGCGGCCGATCACCTGCGAAGCCGTCGCGTCCACCCAGGACATCCCGGCCCGGTTCATCAAGGCGGTCATCCGGGACCTGCGCCAGGCCGGGCTGGTCCGCAGCCAGCGCGGCTGCGAAGGCGGCTACTGGCTGGCCAAGGCCGCCGGCGAGGTCACCGTGCGGGACGCGGTCGTGGCGGTCGACGGCGAGTTCCTCTCCGTCCGCGGCGAGCCCCGGCCCGCACTGGCCTACCACGGCACCGCGGCCGGCCTGACACCGTTCTGGTCGGACGTCGAAGCCGGGCTGGACGCGATCCTGCGCGCGACGACCATCGCCGACCTCCTCACCGGCGCGGCCCCGGCCCGCGTCGCCACCTGA
- a CDS encoding cupin domain-containing protein, which translates to MSDLWHQPLRHIRGADLTGDTNQTTGMKRLEAISGKTVGSSKVWMGETHVAPVTNSGDHHHGEAETAIYVKSGHPVFVFADGEDEVRIETGPGDYIFVPPYVPHREENPTDEEAVVIIARSSQEGIVVNLPSLWSPVDVPED; encoded by the coding sequence GTGAGCGACCTCTGGCACCAGCCGCTGCGGCACATCCGCGGCGCGGACCTGACCGGCGACACCAACCAGACGACCGGGATGAAGCGCCTGGAAGCGATCTCCGGCAAGACCGTCGGCTCGTCCAAGGTCTGGATGGGCGAGACGCACGTCGCGCCGGTCACCAACTCCGGCGACCACCACCACGGCGAGGCCGAGACGGCGATCTACGTCAAGTCCGGCCACCCGGTGTTCGTCTTCGCCGACGGCGAAGACGAGGTCCGGATCGAGACCGGGCCCGGTGACTACATCTTCGTGCCGCCGTACGTGCCGCACCGCGAGGAGAACCCGACCGACGAAGAGGCCGTCGTGATCATCGCGCGCAGCAGCCAGGAAGGAATCGTGGTCAACCTGCCGAGCCTCTGGTCCCCGGTCGACGTGCCCGAGGACTGA
- a CDS encoding ABC transporter permease subunit has protein sequence MTRALDRPAAAGIRFPHRAVSWLTPVAVLALWELLARTGLLPKQVLPAPSSVLAKAGALIADGELPSNLLASVQRSATGFAIGASLGLALGLLVGLSAVAEALLDRSIQMVRAVPFLAILPLVIVWFGIGEAGKIFLIALGTAVPLYLTTVLGIRQIDPKLLEMTDVAGLGRAAQLRWVVVPGALPSILGGLRLSLTAAWLALVIAETLGADAGLGFMATNAREFLQTDVIVLVVLIYAVIGILCDLVTRLLERRLLRWHPTYARLTA, from the coding sequence GTGACGCGCGCCCTCGACCGGCCGGCCGCCGCCGGGATCCGGTTCCCGCATCGGGCCGTCTCCTGGCTGACACCGGTGGCCGTGCTCGCGCTCTGGGAACTCCTCGCGCGGACCGGGCTCCTCCCGAAGCAGGTGCTGCCGGCGCCGAGCAGCGTGCTGGCCAAGGCCGGTGCCCTGATCGCCGACGGCGAACTGCCCTCGAACCTGCTCGCCAGCGTCCAGCGGTCGGCCACCGGGTTCGCCATCGGCGCGAGCCTCGGCCTCGCGCTCGGCCTGCTGGTCGGACTGTCCGCAGTGGCCGAAGCGCTGCTGGACCGCAGCATCCAGATGGTCCGCGCGGTCCCGTTCCTGGCGATCCTGCCGCTGGTCATCGTCTGGTTCGGGATCGGCGAAGCCGGGAAGATCTTCCTGATCGCGCTCGGCACCGCCGTCCCGCTCTACCTGACCACCGTGCTCGGCATCCGCCAGATCGACCCGAAGCTGCTGGAGATGACCGACGTCGCCGGCCTCGGCCGCGCCGCGCAGCTCCGCTGGGTCGTGGTGCCCGGTGCGCTGCCGTCCATCCTCGGCGGGCTGCGGCTGTCCCTCACCGCCGCTTGGCTCGCTCTCGTCATCGCCGAGACCCTCGGCGCGGACGCGGGCCTCGGGTTCATGGCCACCAATGCCCGCGAATTCCTGCAGACCGACGTCATCGTGCTCGTCGTGCTCATCTACGCCGTGATCGGGATCCTCTGCGACCTCGTCACCCGCCTGCTCGAACGCCGCCTGCTGCGCTGGCACCCCACCTACGCCCGCCTGACCGCCTGA
- a CDS encoding helix-turn-helix domain-containing protein, whose protein sequence is MTPSPKGTRGDLFDPACPTRKLLDRIGTKWTSMVVKVLAEAGPGEVRFAELQRRMPGVSQKMLSVTLQSLARDGLVERRVEPAVPPKVHYRLTGLGHSLEVPLAALRTWAEENMPAIDRANAAPRD, encoded by the coding sequence GTGACCCCTTCCCCGAAGGGCACGCGCGGCGACCTCTTCGACCCCGCCTGCCCCACCCGCAAGCTGCTCGACCGGATCGGCACGAAGTGGACGTCCATGGTGGTCAAGGTGCTGGCCGAGGCCGGCCCGGGCGAGGTGCGGTTCGCGGAACTGCAACGCCGGATGCCCGGCGTCTCGCAGAAGATGCTGTCGGTGACCCTGCAGAGCCTCGCCCGCGACGGCCTGGTCGAGCGCCGGGTGGAGCCGGCGGTTCCGCCGAAGGTGCACTACCGCCTCACCGGCCTGGGCCACTCCCTCGAGGTGCCGCTCGCCGCCCTGCGCACCTGGGCGGAGGAGAACATGCCGGCGATCGACCGGGCCAACGCCGCGCCACGCGACTGA